A genomic segment from Candidatus Dadabacteria bacterium encodes:
- the pstB gene encoding phosphate ABC transporter ATP-binding protein PstB, producing the protein MLSGKPMEKQEFKTPDTNGVSPAPKAKKPKKAKPVPDPLAEVESLSLFYGAKQALRDINMNVPRKQVTAFIGPSGCGKSTLLRCFNRLNDLIDDCRTEGDISINGKSIFDSDVDITDLRKRVGMVFQKSNPFPKSIYENVAYGARIAGIKKKSVLDDIVEKNLKRAALWEEVNDRLNDSAMGLSGGQQQRLCIARAIAVEPDVLLMDEPCSALDPIATAKIEDLVTELKSKFTIVIVTHNMQQAARVSDYTAFMYIGDIVEFDTTEKIFLNPAKKHTEDYVSGKFG; encoded by the coding sequence ATGCTGTCTGGAAAACCGATGGAAAAACAGGAGTTCAAAACCCCGGATACAAACGGCGTTTCCCCGGCTCCCAAGGCCAAGAAACCGAAGAAGGCAAAGCCCGTTCCCGATCCCTTGGCCGAGGTCGAAAGCTTGAGCCTTTTTTACGGCGCGAAGCAGGCTCTTCGGGACATCAACATGAATGTCCCGAGAAAACAGGTCACGGCGTTTATAGGTCCTTCGGGCTGCGGTAAATCCACGCTGCTTCGCTGTTTTAACCGCTTAAACGATCTCATTGATGACTGCAGGACCGAAGGGGACATATCGATTAACGGCAAAAGCATATTCGATTCCGATGTCGACATCACCGATCTTAGAAAAAGAGTCGGTATGGTATTTCAGAAATCAAACCCGTTTCCCAAATCGATCTACGAGAACGTCGCCTACGGGGCCAGGATAGCGGGGATCAAGAAGAAATCTGTTCTTGACGATATCGTGGAGAAGAACCTCAAGCGCGCCGCCCTCTGGGAAGAGGTAAACGACAGGCTTAATGACAGCGCCATGGGTCTTTCGGGAGGTCAGCAGCAAAGACTCTGCATCGCGAGGGCAATAGCGGTTGAACCGGATGTGCTTTTGATGGATGAGCCCTGCTCCGCGCTTGATCCCATAGCTACGGCCAAGATAGAGGATCTTGTTACGGAACTTAAAAGCAAGTTTACCATAGTGATCGTGACCCACAATATGCAGCAGGCCGCCCGGGTCTCGGATTACACGGCCTTTATGTACATAGGAGACATAGTGGAGTTTGACACCACGGAGAAGATATTCCTTAACCCTGCCAAAAAACACACTGAAGACTACGTCTCGGGCAAGTTTGGCTAG
- the pstA gene encoding phosphate ABC transporter permease PstA, with the protein MPKLWKAGDAYIWISGLALMITLVMIGGLLFLIAAKGLGSMWPADIGCYTLRDSSVYLGQFRAKESVRDSDGVRGSESRVKLKMGNRDLYGLDFKWINEADIASRDYPRDAVILERHEWGNYHGYLKEIRKNGVVIPGGDPEAFSVLRDLIRDSNEIHAEILKIEKGEIGDINYGIEKRRLKLRGLAMRGEDDPVKEAEHRLRIKEYEERYKESEAKLEALYSELNRNEAVMISAGGDEKVIPLGKIVLAFRPNDMGFAEKAGFYVKRFWGFVSDDPREANTEGGIFPAIFGTVLMVFIMSIVVMPFGVIAALYLREYARQGVMVRIVRICVNNLAGVPSIVFGVFGVGFFLYGVGGIIDSVFFKEALPSPTFGTGGILWASLTLALLTVPVVIVATEEGLAAVPRNIREGSLALGATKFETTWKVVIPSALPAILTGLILAVARATGEVAPLMITGVVKLAPDLPIDGNFPFLHLERKFMHLGFHIYDLGFQSPNAEAAKPMVFMTAFLLILIVVVLNIAAIIIRNRLRKKYATSAV; encoded by the coding sequence ATGCCTAAACTCTGGAAAGCAGGCGACGCCTACATTTGGATATCGGGCCTTGCCCTCATGATCACGCTCGTGATGATAGGAGGACTTCTGTTTCTCATAGCCGCAAAGGGTCTGGGCTCTATGTGGCCGGCGGACATCGGGTGCTACACGCTTAGAGACAGCTCTGTCTACCTAGGGCAGTTTCGAGCCAAGGAGTCCGTGCGGGATAGCGACGGAGTAAGAGGTTCTGAGTCCCGGGTTAAGCTCAAGATGGGAAACAGGGACCTCTACGGTCTTGACTTCAAATGGATAAACGAGGCGGACATAGCGTCGCGCGACTATCCTCGCGACGCCGTGATTTTGGAACGGCACGAGTGGGGTAATTACCACGGCTACCTAAAGGAGATAAGGAAGAACGGGGTGGTGATCCCGGGCGGGGACCCTGAGGCTTTCTCCGTGCTTCGGGATCTCATACGCGACTCAAACGAAATACACGCCGAGATACTTAAGATAGAAAAGGGCGAGATAGGAGACATAAACTACGGGATTGAAAAACGGCGTCTTAAGCTCCGTGGCCTTGCGATGCGCGGCGAAGACGATCCTGTTAAGGAGGCCGAGCATCGCCTGAGAATAAAAGAATACGAAGAGCGCTACAAGGAAAGCGAGGCGAAACTCGAAGCGCTCTACTCGGAGCTTAACAGAAACGAGGCGGTGATGATCTCCGCCGGGGGAGACGAGAAGGTGATTCCGCTCGGAAAGATCGTGCTTGCCTTTCGTCCAAACGACATGGGATTTGCGGAAAAAGCCGGTTTTTACGTCAAGAGATTCTGGGGATTTGTCTCCGATGATCCGAGAGAGGCGAACACCGAGGGCGGAATCTTCCCCGCGATATTCGGTACGGTGCTCATGGTGTTTATCATGAGCATAGTGGTCATGCCTTTCGGAGTCATAGCGGCGCTTTATCTCCGGGAGTACGCCAGACAGGGAGTGATGGTGAGAATTGTTCGGATATGCGTTAACAACCTGGCCGGGGTCCCCTCGATAGTGTTCGGAGTTTTCGGAGTGGGATTCTTTCTCTACGGCGTAGGTGGCATAATTGACTCCGTGTTTTTCAAGGAGGCTCTCCCAAGCCCGACTTTCGGCACGGGAGGAATACTGTGGGCATCGCTTACCCTCGCTCTTCTCACTGTTCCGGTGGTAATAGTCGCGACCGAAGAGGGACTCGCTGCAGTTCCGAGAAACATAAGGGAGGGATCGCTTGCGCTCGGGGCAACGAAGTTCGAGACCACCTGGAAGGTGGTTATCCCGAGCGCGCTTCCGGCCATACTTACGGGCCTTATTCTGGCGGTCGCCCGGGCCACCGGAGAGGTGGCGCCGCTCATGATAACGGGGGTTGTGAAGCTTGCGCCTGATCTTCCCATAGACGGGAACTTCCCCTTCCTTCACCTCGAGAGAAAGTTCATGCATCTCGGGTTCCACATATACGATCTCGGCTTTCAGTCTCCAAACGCCGAGGCGGCAAAACCCATGGTGTTCATGACCGCGTTTCTGCTCATACTGATAGTAGTTGTGCTTAACATAGCGGCGATAATAATAAGAAACAGGCTAAGGAAAAAATACGCGACTTCCGCGGTGTAG
- a CDS encoding ABC transporter permease subunit, translating into MSSDRTDELGIEEGSKQKQIRRRKLYDRLARHVVFVGGAGIIFCIIAILFFIGIETVPLWKSPGKKLESVSEIKDRFVSGTAAGQVRIFDIGVDEYREQFFTVDSLGSVRFFTLEEEPKPLKTHTISHKTAGYTSFYNAISNTSYALADREGYVKPFDVTFRVEFREGTERTVVSKVTEGEALRVTQEPIEIFAYQSSPETGTPVVAAYTASGRLITYSEVEEEGFLGEGETEIFTTDLTAELKGATVTGVQVDSETQNLYVSTKNGKLYHWSLSDPSSPELKSTLVATAGPGVAVTKIGFLLGHRSLIVGDSAGNVSVWFETADDGEGSKLAKIHVLPPLPGAVNKFSASQRGRGFLASDTSGNIFLYQATSATKQLDFPGRGKPYTGLSFSPKADGVVAVDSDMALSSYYLDNPHPETNFRSLFGKIWYEGYDRPRYVWQSTGGTDEFEPKFSLTPLAYGTLKGAIYTMILSIPLAILAAICVSQFLHPSIRNVVKPVIEVMAALPSVVLGFLAGLWLAPLLEKAFVAILVMPFIVIALTLLVLFLWHRFPVSLSGRFRVGTELFTLVGVIGIAAALSLWLNSPLESLVFAGDFRDWFFRMFDLRYDQRNMLVVGFAMGFTVIPIIFTISEDALSSVPRTLSAGSLALGANRWQTATRIVLPSASAGIFSAIMIGFGRAVGETMIVLMATGNTPVMDWSFFNGFRALSANIAVELPEAPHGGTLYRVLFLTAVLLFAVTFLLNTLAEILSQRLRRKYAQSDA; encoded by the coding sequence TTGTCAAGCGATAGAACTGACGAGCTTGGAATCGAAGAAGGTTCCAAGCAAAAGCAGATACGGAGAAGAAAACTCTACGACAGGCTGGCAAGGCACGTGGTGTTTGTCGGCGGCGCGGGAATCATTTTCTGTATCATAGCGATACTTTTTTTCATAGGGATCGAGACCGTACCTCTGTGGAAAAGTCCCGGAAAAAAGCTTGAGAGCGTCTCGGAGATAAAAGATCGTTTTGTTTCCGGGACGGCTGCCGGGCAAGTGCGTATTTTCGACATAGGGGTGGATGAGTATAGGGAGCAGTTTTTCACGGTGGACTCCTTAGGGTCTGTACGCTTCTTCACTCTGGAAGAAGAACCCAAGCCTCTTAAGACCCACACCATTTCTCACAAGACAGCCGGCTATACCTCTTTTTATAATGCCATAAGCAATACTTCCTACGCGCTTGCCGACCGGGAAGGTTACGTAAAGCCTTTCGATGTAACCTTCAGGGTCGAGTTCCGTGAAGGGACAGAAAGAACCGTAGTATCAAAAGTGACGGAGGGAGAAGCCCTTCGCGTAACGCAAGAACCGATAGAAATTTTTGCCTATCAGAGTTCGCCCGAGACCGGGACTCCAGTAGTCGCAGCCTACACGGCCTCAGGGCGCCTCATAACCTACTCGGAAGTCGAGGAGGAAGGGTTTCTGGGAGAGGGTGAAACTGAAATCTTCACGACCGATCTTACCGCGGAGCTTAAAGGAGCCACGGTCACCGGAGTGCAGGTCGATTCCGAAACCCAGAACCTCTACGTCTCAACGAAGAACGGGAAACTTTATCACTGGTCGCTTTCAGACCCCTCTTCTCCGGAACTCAAATCCACGCTTGTGGCTACTGCGGGTCCCGGGGTGGCAGTTACTAAAATAGGGTTCCTTCTAGGTCACCGTTCCCTCATTGTCGGTGACTCCGCGGGAAACGTGAGTGTGTGGTTTGAGACTGCGGACGACGGCGAGGGAAGCAAGCTTGCTAAGATACATGTTCTGCCCCCGCTTCCAGGTGCGGTAAACAAGTTCTCCGCGTCGCAGAGGGGAAGGGGCTTTCTCGCTTCCGACACCTCGGGAAACATATTCCTTTACCAAGCCACTTCCGCCACGAAGCAGCTCGATTTTCCGGGCCGGGGAAAGCCTTACACGGGGCTTAGCTTTTCTCCCAAGGCGGACGGGGTGGTGGCCGTGGATTCCGACATGGCGCTTTCAAGCTACTATCTTGATAATCCGCACCCCGAGACGAATTTCCGCTCCCTTTTCGGAAAAATATGGTACGAGGGCTACGACAGACCCCGGTATGTGTGGCAGTCAACGGGGGGGACGGACGAGTTTGAACCTAAATTCAGCCTGACGCCGCTTGCCTACGGAACCCTGAAGGGCGCTATATACACGATGATACTTTCGATTCCACTTGCGATCCTGGCGGCAATATGCGTTTCACAGTTTCTTCATCCCTCCATAAGAAACGTGGTAAAGCCCGTGATAGAGGTAATGGCGGCACTTCCAAGCGTTGTGCTCGGATTTCTGGCGGGTCTCTGGCTTGCGCCGCTGCTTGAAAAGGCCTTTGTCGCGATCCTGGTGATGCCGTTTATTGTGATCGCGCTTACCCTTCTTGTGCTTTTCCTGTGGCACCGTTTTCCGGTCTCGCTTTCGGGGAGATTCCGGGTGGGAACCGAGCTTTTCACGCTCGTGGGAGTGATAGGGATTGCCGCTGCGCTTTCCCTGTGGCTTAACAGTCCGCTTGAGAGCCTCGTTTTCGCCGGGGACTTTAGGGACTGGTTTTTCAGAATGTTCGATCTTCGCTACGATCAGAGAAACATGCTGGTCGTGGGATTCGCGATGGGCTTTACGGTGATTCCCATCATATTCACAATCTCTGAAGATGCGCTCTCGAGTGTTCCAAGGACTCTTTCTGCGGGATCTCTGGCCCTCGGGGCCAACAGGTGGCAGACGGCTACAAGAATAGTTCTGCCCTCGGCGAGCGCCGGCATATTCTCGGCCATCATGATAGGTTTCGGAAGGGCCGTGGGAGAGACGATGATCGTGCTCATGGCCACGGGCAACACCCCGGTCATGGACTGGAGCTTTTTTAACGGCTTCCGGGCTCTTTCGGCCAACATCGCGGTCGAGCTTCCCGAAGCCCCGCACGGGGGAACCCTCTACAGGGTCCTTTTCCTGACGGCGGTCCTGCTGTTTGCGGTCACCTTTCTGCTTAACACTCTGGCGGAGATTCTAAGCCAGAGACTGAGGAGGAAATACGCTCAATCCGATGCCTAA
- a CDS encoding PstS family phosphate ABC transporter substrate-binding protein has product MLFAIVCVLAFGTVAVAQTVKVNPAIPSYTKATGVSGNIDSVGSDTMNNLMTFWCEGFSKFYPNVRCQIEGKGSSTAPPALIAGTSQFGPMSRMMKSKEIDAFEKETGYKPTAVPTSIDALAVYVNKDNPIGCLSIKQVDAIFSKNRKCGGGSDISIWGAAGLGGDWAGKPISVYGRNSASGTYGYFKKKALCKGDYKDTVKEQPGSSAVVQGITEDLQGIGYSGIGYKTSGVKAIELAKTAEKGCFGPSFENVVGKKYPLGRYLYLYVNKKPNEALDPLRLEFLKYVLSQEGQEIVIKDGYLPLTAGKVSELRDLIGAN; this is encoded by the coding sequence ATGCTTTTTGCGATCGTTTGCGTACTTGCCTTCGGCACTGTCGCAGTGGCCCAGACGGTCAAAGTCAACCCGGCCATACCTTCCTATACGAAGGCGACAGGTGTTTCGGGAAACATAGACAGCGTGGGTTCCGACACAATGAACAATCTTATGACGTTCTGGTGCGAGGGATTTTCAAAATTCTACCCCAACGTTAGATGCCAGATAGAGGGCAAGGGTTCAAGCACTGCCCCCCCGGCTCTCATAGCAGGGACTTCCCAGTTCGGACCCATGTCGAGAATGATGAAATCAAAAGAGATCGACGCCTTCGAAAAGGAAACCGGCTACAAACCGACTGCGGTTCCGACGTCAATTGACGCTCTTGCGGTTTACGTCAACAAGGATAACCCGATCGGGTGTCTTTCGATAAAGCAGGTAGACGCCATTTTCTCAAAGAACAGAAAGTGCGGCGGCGGTTCCGATATCTCCATCTGGGGGGCGGCAGGGCTCGGAGGGGATTGGGCCGGCAAGCCGATAAGCGTCTATGGGCGAAATTCGGCTTCGGGAACCTACGGTTACTTCAAAAAGAAGGCGCTTTGCAAGGGCGACTACAAGGACACTGTCAAGGAGCAGCCAGGATCCTCCGCTGTCGTGCAGGGAATTACCGAGGATCTTCAGGGAATCGGCTACAGTGGCATCGGATACAAAACTTCCGGAGTGAAGGCAATCGAGCTTGCCAAGACCGCCGAGAAAGGCTGTTTCGGACCCAGCTTCGAGAATGTTGTCGGCAAGAAGTATCCGCTTGGAAGGTATCTTTATCTTTACGTGAATAAAAAGCCGAACGAAGCGCTTGATCCGCTCCGCCTTGAGTTTTTGAAATACGTTCTGAGCCAGGAGGGACAGGAAATAGTAATAAAAGACGGCTATCTTCCCTTGACCGCCGGGAAAGTTTCCGAGTTAAGAGACCTTATAGGTGCGAACTAA
- a CDS encoding M48 family metallopeptidase: MRSIFKRRSLFPAGVLLFLLLLVACARVPITNRTQFILLPQAFEMQLGASAYVNLLETEKISRDAHYNGVVRRVGQRIAAVSHTPNLRWRYTVFDNDKLVNAFALPGGKIGVYTGMMPVAKTEAGLATVMAHEVAHATARHGGERLTLGILLEMGSAALASAMKKKDKKTTSRVLAAYGVGTTLAVALPFSRKQESEADRIGLIYMAKAGYDPREAIPFWERMGAAGRGAPPEFLSTHPGYRTRIKNIRKWMPEALEYYEASQKAPNSRIVIAEGTGR; encoded by the coding sequence TTGAGGTCGATATTTAAAAGGAGAAGTCTTTTTCCGGCCGGAGTTCTGCTTTTTCTGCTCCTCCTCGTTGCGTGCGCCAGAGTTCCGATTACCAACAGGACGCAGTTTATACTGCTCCCCCAGGCCTTCGAAATGCAGCTTGGCGCAAGCGCGTACGTGAACCTGCTTGAGACCGAGAAGATCTCGCGTGATGCGCACTACAACGGGGTCGTGAGGAGAGTCGGACAGCGTATAGCCGCGGTTTCCCACACCCCCAACCTCAGGTGGCGATACACCGTTTTCGATAACGACAAGCTGGTGAACGCCTTTGCGCTTCCCGGGGGGAAAATCGGGGTTTACACCGGGATGATGCCCGTTGCCAAAACCGAGGCGGGGCTCGCTACCGTGATGGCCCACGAGGTTGCCCATGCGACGGCGCGCCACGGAGGGGAGAGGCTTACTCTCGGAATTCTGCTCGAAATGGGCTCCGCGGCGCTCGCGTCAGCCATGAAGAAAAAGGACAAAAAAACCACAAGCAGGGTTCTTGCAGCCTACGGGGTGGGGACAACGCTCGCGGTCGCTCTGCCGTTTTCAAGAAAGCAGGAATCAGAGGCCGACAGGATAGGCCTCATATACATGGCAAAGGCGGGCTATGATCCCCGCGAGGCCATCCCCTTCTGGGAGAGGATGGGGGCTGCGGGACGAGGCGCTCCGCCCGAGTTTCTCTCCACCCACCCCGGTTACAGGACTAGGATAAAAAACATCCGCAAGTGGATGCCCGAGGCGCTCGAATACTACGAGGCAAGCCAGAAGGCTCCCAACAGCCGCATCGTAATCGCCGAGGGAACCGGACGCTAG
- a CDS encoding aminotransferase class I/II-fold pyridoxal phosphate-dependent enzyme, which produces MSSYGYSSRTSHFVPPKQWASMRVARELERKTGKKIIHFEKGDYQGPDFDTPEHVLDATEQALRDGYVRYDPGPGLPELREAIAEKMGERGRPTEPDEVIVTAGAKHSLTMNLLTFLEDGDEVIFPNPGYPPDEVWAKYANAVIKHTPLTKPDWQFDVEKLEELITPKTKLVIINTPQRPNGHLVENPQEIADMLERHPQVMIISDEIFSQVTFGKPHLSISSIESIRDRVICIDTFSKTWAMTGWRIGWTVAPRPVIEKLSIFLQDSITNVAAFIQKAAHAALTGPQDWVENKLVLLEQKRDRMVAGLNSVDGITCDTPDGAFYAFADISGTGLTSQEFTDRLVERAAVAVVAGTAFGSQGEGYVRVTYACSDDDIDEGMKRMREADLS; this is translated from the coding sequence ATGTCATCATATGGATACAGTTCGCGCACCTCGCACTTTGTTCCACCCAAGCAGTGGGCGAGCATGAGGGTCGCTAGGGAACTTGAGAGGAAAACGGGGAAAAAGATCATTCACTTTGAAAAGGGTGATTATCAGGGACCCGATTTCGATACGCCGGAGCATGTTCTTGACGCTACGGAGCAGGCGCTTAGAGACGGTTACGTAAGGTACGACCCAGGGCCGGGACTTCCCGAGCTTCGGGAGGCCATAGCAGAGAAGATGGGTGAGCGTGGAAGACCCACGGAGCCCGACGAGGTCATAGTGACGGCGGGAGCGAAGCACTCCCTTACGATGAACCTTCTTACCTTTCTTGAGGACGGGGACGAGGTGATATTCCCGAACCCGGGATATCCCCCCGATGAGGTATGGGCCAAGTACGCAAACGCGGTGATAAAGCACACTCCGCTTACAAAGCCCGACTGGCAGTTCGACGTCGAGAAGCTGGAAGAACTCATCACCCCGAAAACGAAGCTCGTGATCATAAACACTCCCCAGAGGCCGAACGGCCACCTAGTGGAGAACCCCCAGGAGATAGCCGACATGCTTGAGCGCCATCCCCAGGTGATGATCATATCGGACGAGATATTCTCCCAGGTAACCTTCGGAAAGCCGCATCTCTCGATCTCATCGATAGAGAGCATACGCGACAGGGTGATCTGCATAGACACGTTCTCAAAGACATGGGCGATGACAGGGTGGAGAATAGGCTGGACAGTGGCTCCTAGGCCGGTTATCGAGAAGCTCTCGATATTCCTTCAGGACTCAATCACAAACGTGGCGGCGTTTATACAGAAGGCAGCGCACGCGGCTCTAACCGGGCCGCAGGACTGGGTGGAGAACAAGCTGGTTCTGCTTGAGCAGAAAAGGGACCGTATGGTCGCCGGGCTAAACAGCGTCGACGGCATAACCTGCGATACCCCCGACGGAGCGTTCTACGCCTTTGCCGACATCTCGGGAACGGGGCTTACCTCCCAGGAGTTCACCGACAGGCTGGTTGAGCGTGCGGCGGTCGCCGTGGTGGCCGGCACGGCATTCGGAAGCCAGGGGGAGGGCTACGTGAGGGTCACCTACGCGTGTTCTGACGACGATATAGACGAGGGAATGAAAAGGATGAGGGAAGCGGATCTTTCCTGA
- a CDS encoding TetR/AcrR family transcriptional regulator, producing MVQANSVPERSTQSTQTSRKFRRRDEILRAATDLFSEKGYHEVTMEEIAEEMGVSKGTLYNYFSSKENLYLEILKGSFEAIEALLHEEVENSDPAPLKLRKLLTTIFTFYRQNLKVLRILSRDETHLLKEHFELTEKWRTRRVRLYEKIIEKGIDEGSFVRQNPRLRALMLYGAVGAVMVHHDFSMDAGEVADAVFSQLASGLLINKDS from the coding sequence ATGGTTCAGGCTAACAGCGTTCCCGAGAGAAGTACGCAGAGCACACAGACGTCCCGCAAGTTCAGGCGTCGCGATGAGATATTGAGAGCTGCGACCGACCTTTTCTCCGAGAAGGGCTACCACGAGGTCACCATGGAAGAGATAGCCGAGGAGATGGGCGTATCGAAGGGGACCCTCTACAACTACTTCTCTTCCAAGGAGAATCTCTACCTCGAAATCCTTAAGGGAAGCTTCGAAGCCATAGAGGCGCTTCTGCATGAGGAAGTGGAGAATTCGGACCCAGCCCCCCTGAAGCTCCGCAAGCTGCTTACGACCATATTCACTTTCTACAGACAGAACCTGAAGGTTCTTCGCATACTGAGCCGCGACGAGACGCATCTTCTTAAGGAACACTTTGAGCTTACCGAGAAGTGGAGAACGCGGCGGGTGAGGCTCTACGAAAAAATAATAGAAAAAGGCATAGACGAAGGAAGCTTCGTGAGGCAGAATCCGAGGCTTCGCGCCCTCATGCTCTACGGGGCCGTGGGTGCGGTAATGGTTCACCACGATTTCTCGATGGATGCGGGAGAGGTGGCCGACGCGGTTTTCTCGCAGCTTGCTTCCGGACTGCTGATAAACAAGGACTCTTAG